From the Thermococcus guaymasensis DSM 11113 genome, one window contains:
- a CDS encoding MFS transporter produces the protein MKMEVKTNGETYDLSYAKKAMLVVVILPLLVMYTEAMLTPALPTIQKEFAINPNDVSWVLTIYLLVGTVSVALFGKLGDMYGKKKMFLVALGFYTFGVILNGFAPSFEWLLFTRAIQGFGMAIFPLAFSLVREEFPPEMVPQVQGMISAMFGVGMVIAMPLGAWVTENWGWRWTYHTAAPFAVLMFILAWKVLRESRYVNPGKLDWPGVIFLIWAVVPMLVAVTRAPNVGWTATQTLVLFAVSIVGFVLLGIWERRVENPLLPLDIITSRNPAIVNVGIMFAAFGISMMGQANTYIFQMPEPYGFGKTILQSGLLMTPQAIVMLVIAPLAGRIMPKVGAKPIAITGSLIASAGLAFMSKYATSLSLWQYVAMIVVVGTGITLMNISLINILVFSVPPRIMGVATGANSLFRNFGSTWGPAIAGTVMSTYYTLFHPPGAPAFVQIKIPTEKAYEVLFGTSAGIYLFLALLVLATREVMKGGRIHEVENEGERDVKVA, from the coding sequence ATGAAAATGGAAGTCAAGACGAACGGTGAAACCTACGACCTCAGCTACGCGAAGAAGGCGATGCTGGTCGTCGTCATCCTTCCGCTGCTCGTCATGTACACCGAGGCGATGCTCACACCCGCTCTACCCACCATACAGAAGGAGTTCGCTATAAATCCCAACGACGTCAGCTGGGTTCTGACCATTTACCTGCTCGTTGGAACGGTCAGCGTGGCCCTCTTCGGAAAGCTCGGCGACATGTACGGCAAGAAGAAGATGTTCCTCGTTGCCCTGGGCTTCTACACGTTCGGTGTCATCCTGAACGGCTTCGCACCGAGCTTCGAGTGGCTCCTCTTCACGAGGGCAATTCAGGGCTTTGGAATGGCAATATTCCCGCTGGCGTTTTCCCTCGTCCGTGAAGAGTTCCCACCTGAGATGGTGCCCCAGGTTCAGGGCATGATAAGCGCCATGTTTGGAGTCGGTATGGTCATAGCCATGCCCCTCGGCGCCTGGGTCACTGAGAACTGGGGGTGGAGGTGGACGTACCACACGGCCGCCCCGTTCGCAGTCCTGATGTTCATCCTCGCCTGGAAGGTTCTCCGCGAGAGCCGTTATGTGAACCCCGGAAAGCTCGACTGGCCGGGGGTAATCTTCCTGATCTGGGCCGTCGTGCCGATGCTCGTTGCCGTAACGCGCGCCCCGAACGTCGGCTGGACGGCGACTCAAACGCTCGTCCTCTTTGCAGTCTCCATAGTCGGCTTCGTACTCCTCGGTATCTGGGAGAGGAGGGTGGAGAACCCGCTCCTCCCGCTTGACATCATAACCTCCCGCAACCCCGCCATAGTGAACGTTGGAATAATGTTCGCGGCCTTCGGGATATCCATGATGGGCCAGGCGAACACCTACATCTTCCAGATGCCGGAACCCTACGGCTTCGGCAAGACGATACTCCAGAGCGGCCTCCTCATGACCCCACAGGCCATCGTGATGCTCGTAATAGCCCCGCTCGCCGGAAGGATAATGCCAAAGGTCGGAGCAAAGCCCATAGCAATTACCGGCTCCCTCATCGCCAGTGCTGGCCTTGCATTCATGTCAAAATACGCCACCAGCCTCTCACTGTGGCAGTACGTCGCGATGATAGTAGTGGTCGGAACCGGAATTACCCTCATGAACATCTCGCTGATAAACATCCTCGTCTTCAGCGTCCCGCCGAGGATCATGGGTGTCGCGACAGGTGCCAACAGCCTCTTCAGGAACTTCGGCTCAACTTGGGGGCCGGCCATAGCCGGGACAGTAATGAGCACCTACTACACTCTCTTCCACCCGCCGGGAGCGCCGGCCTTCGTGCAGATTAAAATCCCGACGGAGAAGGCCTATGAGGTGCTCTTTGGGACTTCTGCCGGAATCTACCTCTTCCTTGCCCTCCTCGTCCTCGCGACCAGAGAGGTCATGAAGGGCGGAAGGATACACGAGGTCGAAAATGAAGGGGAAAGGGACGTGAAGGTTGCTTAG
- a CDS encoding sulfite exporter TauE/SafE family protein, whose product MEELLIIPLALFGGFIGSLMSGGSLIVFFILTSLGLPVKVAVGTLKMVIAGLTFVSTLTYYREGVLELRRAFLLTASALLGAYLGSLLLLSVPDWLAKILVVLTLTAGLYFTLRGESGKERPLKSIYLEIPVGLALGLYIGILGEASTLVVISALGLFFRLDLLSANATAKLLIFATNTVAFLSYASRGAVDYSLGVMIMVPVMIGSWLGAKVAVKLDPRMLRAVFFILVTLTILNLLGWS is encoded by the coding sequence ATGGAAGAACTACTCATAATTCCGCTCGCACTCTTTGGAGGTTTCATCGGCTCGCTGATGAGCGGGGGTAGTCTAATCGTCTTCTTCATCTTAACCTCCCTCGGCCTGCCGGTTAAAGTTGCAGTGGGCACGCTCAAAATGGTGATAGCCGGCCTTACCTTCGTGTCAACTCTCACCTACTACCGCGAGGGCGTTCTTGAGCTGAGACGAGCTTTTCTTCTAACGGCTTCTGCCCTCCTAGGGGCGTACCTTGGGAGCCTGCTGCTCCTCAGCGTTCCGGACTGGCTCGCAAAAATTCTGGTGGTGCTGACCTTAACGGCCGGGCTCTACTTCACGCTGAGGGGAGAGAGCGGGAAGGAAAGACCTCTGAAAAGCATCTATCTTGAGATCCCGGTTGGTCTGGCCCTCGGCCTCTACATCGGCATTCTGGGCGAGGCCTCAACGCTCGTTGTCATCTCCGCGCTCGGCCTCTTCTTCAGGCTCGACCTCCTCAGCGCCAACGCTACAGCGAAGCTACTCATCTTTGCCACAAACACGGTCGCTTTTCTCAGCTATGCATCCAGAGGGGCCGTTGATTATTCCCTCGGCGTTATGATCATGGTTCCCGTCATGATAGGCTCATGGCTGGGGGCCAAAGTCGCGGTGAAACTCGACCCGAGAATGCTACGGGCGGTGTTCTTCATTCTGGTGACCCTTACCATCCTCAACCTGCTGGGCTGGAGCTAG
- a CDS encoding DEAD/DEAH box helicase, whose protein sequence is MHLLLRKAIKERFGKLNRLQQDAFREVSSGKSVLIIAPTGSGKTEAAVLPVFNEILEEGLKPISALYIAPLKALNRDLLERLEWWGKKLGITVEVRHGDTSAYKKARQTRNPPQMLIITPETLGVILTVKSLRKHLENVKFVIVDEIAELVDNKRGAQLLLNLERLAEIADFRRIGMTATVGNEDEVREWLKADVIVKPSWKKSYRFHVLYPKPTEKDMELARELSLSPEIAARLRLLWEIVEEHGKALIFTNTRQFAEILAHRLKAWGKPVEVHHGSLSKEARVKAERALKEGKIRALICTSSMELGIDIGDVDVVIQYMSPRQVNRLVQRVGRAKHRIGEVSEGYIIATNVEDYLQSLVIAKHALEGRFEAVEPIGGLDVLAHFVVGLLIEYKRLPRERPYEIAKRAYVYRDLSWKDYLDVLGVLEDARLVGYDEEKNLLYLRRGAFQYYYENLSTIPDEVSWRVFDTGSGHVIGRLDESFVMDLDEGMDFVMNGRSWIVLKIDDEARLLKVRESRSLESAIPSWEGEMIPVPFSVALDVGRLKRELSFDFEKAKGLLEGVEFSEEELRRAFEEIKGEPFSTDRDIVVESTPKALVIHADFGNRANEALGRLVHSFLILRYGRVFSVRSQAHAIVFKTPFQLNPEEVKGYLYQEPESLEFIVSRAMRDSHAYRWRMLNVAKRFGALRKDARIRKVERLFEDTVIERETLSELYHDKVDVRKGELVLEMLKRGTMRVKTELRREPSTLARLNMTVGGEFLLSGVLERDEILELFRKRLLEHEVVLVCTNCGWNSKTKVVRLQNVKLRQCPRCGSKMLAVAHPIDAEEFLPVLEKVRHGKPLERKEERTYRKLLKAADLVDTYGFEAVLALASYGTGPDTAARILAQYKGDALLVALMERERQFIRTRRFWVDRKEENREENQ, encoded by the coding sequence ATGCACCTCCTCCTCAGGAAAGCCATCAAAGAGCGCTTTGGGAAGCTCAACAGGCTCCAGCAGGACGCTTTTAGAGAGGTTAGCTCGGGGAAGAGCGTTTTGATTATCGCCCCAACTGGTTCCGGAAAGACCGAGGCGGCCGTCCTGCCGGTTTTCAACGAGATTCTTGAGGAGGGGCTCAAACCTATCTCGGCGCTCTACATAGCTCCCCTAAAAGCCCTCAACAGGGATCTGCTTGAGAGGCTCGAATGGTGGGGAAAGAAGCTGGGGATAACGGTCGAGGTCAGACACGGTGACACTTCGGCATACAAAAAGGCGAGGCAGACGAGGAACCCGCCCCAGATGCTAATAATCACCCCTGAAACTCTTGGCGTCATTCTGACCGTTAAATCGCTCAGGAAGCACCTTGAAAATGTGAAATTTGTAATCGTGGACGAGATAGCCGAGCTTGTGGACAACAAGCGCGGGGCGCAGCTCCTCCTCAACCTTGAGCGCCTGGCCGAGATAGCCGACTTCAGAAGGATAGGTATGACTGCAACGGTGGGCAACGAGGACGAGGTGAGGGAGTGGCTGAAGGCGGACGTCATAGTCAAGCCGAGCTGGAAGAAGAGCTACCGCTTCCACGTGCTCTATCCAAAGCCTACTGAAAAGGACATGGAGCTGGCCAGAGAACTGAGTCTCTCGCCGGAGATAGCGGCGAGGCTCAGACTTTTGTGGGAGATAGTCGAGGAGCACGGAAAGGCACTCATATTCACCAACACGCGCCAGTTCGCGGAGATTCTAGCGCACCGCCTCAAGGCCTGGGGGAAGCCGGTGGAGGTTCACCACGGCTCGCTCTCGAAGGAGGCGCGCGTTAAGGCGGAGAGGGCGCTGAAGGAGGGTAAAATCAGGGCGCTGATATGCACCTCTTCAATGGAGCTGGGAATAGACATAGGCGATGTGGACGTCGTAATCCAGTACATGAGCCCGAGACAGGTGAACAGGCTCGTCCAGCGCGTCGGGAGGGCGAAGCACAGGATTGGCGAAGTCAGCGAGGGCTACATAATAGCGACCAACGTCGAGGACTATCTCCAGAGCCTTGTCATAGCTAAGCACGCGCTTGAGGGCCGTTTTGAAGCTGTTGAGCCAATCGGTGGACTGGACGTTCTGGCTCACTTTGTTGTAGGCCTGCTCATCGAGTATAAAAGACTGCCCCGCGAGAGGCCCTACGAGATAGCGAAGCGAGCGTACGTTTACAGGGACTTGAGCTGGAAAGACTACCTGGATGTTCTGGGGGTTCTTGAGGACGCACGGCTCGTAGGCTACGACGAGGAGAAAAACCTCCTCTACCTGAGGAGGGGGGCCTTCCAGTACTACTACGAGAACCTCTCGACGATTCCGGACGAGGTTTCGTGGAGGGTCTTTGACACCGGAAGCGGGCACGTCATAGGCAGGCTGGACGAGAGCTTTGTGATGGATCTGGACGAGGGCATGGACTTCGTAATGAACGGACGGAGCTGGATAGTGCTCAAAATAGACGACGAGGCGAGGCTTCTGAAGGTGCGCGAGAGCAGGAGCCTTGAGAGCGCGATACCGAGCTGGGAGGGCGAGATGATTCCCGTTCCGTTCAGCGTTGCCCTCGACGTCGGCAGGCTGAAGAGGGAGCTAAGCTTCGACTTCGAGAAGGCGAAGGGGCTTTTGGAGGGGGTCGAGTTCAGCGAGGAGGAGCTGAGGAGGGCCTTTGAGGAGATAAAAGGCGAGCCGTTTTCGACTGACAGGGATATAGTAGTGGAGAGCACCCCCAAGGCGCTCGTCATACACGCCGATTTCGGGAACAGGGCCAACGAAGCCCTCGGACGGCTGGTTCACTCGTTCCTGATTCTGCGCTACGGGAGGGTTTTCTCCGTCCGCTCACAGGCCCACGCGATAGTATTCAAGACGCCGTTCCAGCTGAACCCGGAGGAGGTGAAGGGCTACCTCTACCAGGAGCCGGAGAGCCTGGAGTTCATCGTTTCCCGCGCCATGAGGGACTCGCACGCCTACCGCTGGAGAATGCTTAACGTGGCGAAGCGGTTTGGGGCCCTGAGGAAGGATGCGAGGATAAGGAAGGTGGAGAGGCTCTTCGAGGACACGGTGATTGAGAGGGAAACCCTCAGCGAGCTGTACCACGACAAGGTGGACGTTAGGAAGGGGGAGCTGGTCCTTGAGATGCTCAAGAGGGGCACGATGAGGGTGAAGACCGAGCTTAGGAGGGAGCCGTCAACGCTGGCCAGGCTCAACATGACCGTTGGCGGTGAGTTCCTGCTCTCCGGCGTCCTGGAGAGGGACGAGATACTGGAGCTGTTCAGGAAGAGACTGCTCGAGCATGAGGTCGTCTTAGTCTGCACCAACTGCGGCTGGAACTCGAAGACGAAGGTTGTAAGGCTCCAAAACGTAAAGCTGAGGCAGTGCCCGCGCTGCGGCTCGAAGATGCTGGCTGTGGCTCATCCCATCGATGCCGAAGAGTTCCTCCCGGTGCTTGAGAAGGTTCGCCACGGGAAGCCGCTGGAGCGGAAGGAGGAGAGAACCTACAGGAAGCTCCTGAAGGCCGCTGATTTGGTCGATACCTACGGCTTTGAGGCGGTCTTAGCCCTGGCGAGCTATGGGACTGGCCCAGACACTGCGGCAAGGATTTTGGCCCAGTACAAAGGAGACGCCCTGCTCGTCGCCCTCATGGAGAGGGAGCGGCAGTTCATAAGGACGAGGCGGTTCTGGGTTGATAGGAAGGAGGAAAACAGAGAAGAGAATCAATGA
- a CDS encoding AAA family ATPase encodes MNYQYQKLFKYRPNTCIGVFTLFSTRPVREEEELFGKAHKRAIETLWEATQDGEFVAVLGPRRVGKTSVINVFLNKYGSRFYYLYYDLAFGMGREAISYTELTPVKLRVPQRKLEYSALLNLGIVKMDVRPRNIVEFQNAFLGLLRFLNEKGAKTLIVFDEAQVLPRFTPLNTLGLLQTISDSFENISVVLTGSMPGLLERMINPSGEKPFFARYVERINIERWNTEEGFEYLRRGLPNVEPEELREAVTELSGVPGFLAYYGKLRTKGLSHLRALEETTNYAVRLWSEDLRNFIRIYHSPGYIVALKRVAKGPSSGTSTEEIITEVKAVLGLSEVRIKNILRNLVDAGLLLRPRRGRYVIPERPLRKAVLRFNLRTF; translated from the coding sequence ATGAATTACCAGTATCAAAAGTTATTTAAGTATCGCCCCAATACTTGTATAGGGGTGTTTACGTTGTTCAGTACACGGCCTGTAAGGGAAGAAGAAGAGCTGTTTGGCAAAGCACATAAAAGAGCCATTGAGACGCTCTGGGAAGCTACGCAGGACGGGGAGTTTGTGGCAGTTCTCGGACCCAGAAGAGTGGGAAAGACCAGCGTCATAAATGTTTTCCTGAACAAATACGGTTCAAGATTTTACTATCTGTACTACGACCTTGCCTTTGGGATGGGGCGAGAAGCGATAAGCTACACCGAGCTGACACCGGTCAAACTCAGAGTTCCCCAGAGGAAACTCGAGTATTCGGCTTTATTGAACTTGGGTATCGTGAAAATGGATGTCCGTCCGAGGAACATCGTGGAGTTCCAGAACGCGTTTTTGGGCCTCTTAAGGTTTCTAAACGAAAAGGGGGCAAAAACCCTAATCGTTTTTGATGAAGCCCAAGTTCTTCCAAGGTTCACGCCCCTGAACACGCTCGGATTACTCCAGACGATCTCAGACTCATTCGAAAATATTTCCGTTGTTCTCACGGGTTCAATGCCCGGACTCCTCGAAAGGATGATAAACCCAAGCGGGGAGAAGCCTTTCTTCGCCAGGTATGTGGAGAGAATCAACATAGAACGCTGGAATACCGAAGAAGGTTTTGAGTATCTAAGACGGGGCCTGCCCAACGTTGAACCGGAGGAGCTGAGGGAAGCCGTCACTGAACTCTCGGGGGTTCCTGGATTTCTCGCGTACTACGGGAAACTGAGAACAAAAGGCCTTTCCCATCTCCGTGCCCTTGAGGAGACCACGAACTACGCAGTCAGGCTTTGGAGTGAAGACCTGAGGAACTTTATCCGGATATACCACTCTCCAGGCTATATCGTCGCGCTCAAGAGGGTTGCCAAGGGGCCTTCATCGGGGACGAGCACGGAGGAGATAATAACCGAGGTAAAGGCAGTCCTCGGGCTCTCGGAGGTGAGAATAAAGAACATACTACGAAACCTTGTGGATGCGGGTTTGCTTCTCCGCCCAAGGAGGGGTCGTTACGTAATTCCCGAAAGGCCCCTCAGAAAGGCCGTTCTCAGATTCAACCTCCGAACCTTTTAA
- a CDS encoding ATP-binding protein codes for MMQQFVNRRSQLDALRRAFEGDKAELIVVYGRRRVGKTALVLKAAEGFRHVYFLADERSEAENLAEFRRKVAQFLGDEVVARSDLGWVELFRLIAERGNGVVVIDELPYLVEGNPAFPSVLQKAWDLHLQNSKVKLVLVGSSIGMMERLLGHKSPLYGRRTMQIDLKPLRYWHVPEFLPGYSPEDWMRVYGVADGIPLYLKQFDGSSSFWENVEKLFLRKESPLYTEAEFLLRQEFREPARYFSILKAIAFGKTSFGEIVNFTGFDRGTVSRYLDNLARIRVIAKVHPAFEPEKRRNTRYEFADNYFRFWFRFVYPNRERIERELYTEVLKDVKANFDHYMGHVFERAAEDFLWRRFAFERGGRWWRRGEEVDFVGVKNGTAYFFEVKWSNLDHREALRVLKRLEEKAENVRTGAKKRCFGIVARAVEDKERLEESGFLVFELDNLFAL; via the coding sequence ATGATGCAACAATTCGTCAACAGGAGGAGCCAGCTCGATGCCCTCAGGAGGGCCTTTGAGGGCGACAAAGCGGAGCTGATAGTGGTTTACGGGAGGAGAAGGGTTGGGAAGACGGCGCTCGTCCTGAAGGCCGCCGAAGGGTTCAGGCACGTCTACTTCCTCGCGGACGAGAGGAGCGAAGCGGAGAACCTCGCGGAGTTCAGGAGGAAGGTGGCACAATTCCTGGGCGATGAGGTAGTTGCCCGCTCCGACCTCGGCTGGGTCGAGCTGTTCCGTCTCATCGCGGAGCGTGGAAATGGAGTTGTCGTGATAGACGAGCTCCCCTACCTCGTTGAAGGAAACCCGGCTTTCCCCTCGGTTCTCCAGAAGGCATGGGATTTGCATCTCCAGAACTCGAAGGTCAAGCTCGTTCTCGTCGGCTCGTCAATCGGCATGATGGAGAGGCTCCTCGGCCACAAGAGCCCCCTCTACGGCAGGAGGACGATGCAAATTGACCTCAAGCCCCTCAGGTACTGGCACGTTCCGGAGTTCCTGCCCGGCTACTCCCCCGAGGACTGGATGAGGGTTTACGGCGTTGCCGACGGGATACCCCTCTACCTGAAGCAGTTCGACGGTAGTTCATCGTTCTGGGAGAACGTCGAGAAGCTGTTCCTCAGAAAGGAGAGCCCCCTCTACACCGAGGCGGAGTTCCTTCTCAGACAGGAGTTCAGGGAGCCGGCGCGGTACTTCTCGATACTGAAGGCGATAGCCTTTGGGAAGACGAGCTTCGGGGAGATAGTGAACTTCACTGGCTTTGACAGGGGGACAGTTTCGCGCTACCTCGACAACCTCGCCAGAATAAGGGTGATAGCCAAGGTTCACCCGGCGTTCGAGCCCGAGAAGAGGAGGAACACCCGCTACGAGTTCGCCGATAATTACTTCCGCTTCTGGTTCCGCTTCGTCTATCCGAACAGAGAGAGGATTGAGCGGGAGCTCTACACCGAGGTTCTGAAGGACGTTAAGGCGAACTTCGACCACTACATGGGGCATGTGTTTGAGAGGGCCGCTGAGGATTTCCTGTGGCGGAGGTTCGCCTTCGAGCGGGGCGGAAGGTGGTGGCGCAGGGGAGAAGAGGTTGACTTCGTGGGCGTGAAGAACGGAACCGCGTACTTCTTCGAGGTCAAGTGGAGTAATTTAGACCATCGGGAGGCCCTCAGAGTTCTTAAAAGGCTTGAGGAAAAGGCCGAGAACGTCAGAACCGGGGCAAAGAAAAGGTGCTTCGGCATCGTTGCAAGGGCCGTAGAGGACAAGGAAAGGCTTGAGGAGAGTGGCTTCCTCGTCTTCGAGCTCGATAACCTGTTCGCCCTATAG
- a CDS encoding ATP-binding protein encodes MFINRKSELSLLEERFKSNRAEFIVVYGRRRVGKTALLLEFLRRRGGIYLLARETSEAENLRRFSQRIAEHFGDEFLMKNPFRSWDAFFEYLHQRVGKRLAVVIDEFPYLVKGNPSLPSILQEYWDLKLSKGRIFLVICGSSISMMEKLLGYKSPIYGRRTAQLKVSPLGFFEAGEFLPRYSLEDFVKAYGILGGTPAYLLEFDDSKSIEENLLDYFRPDSFLYGDARFVLMEELEEPRNYFAVMEAIARGKTTLGEIMNETGLERGTAAKYLSVLSDLGFVRREIPVTASRKSRKGRYYISDPYFAFWFRYVHPNADLIETGQGDILVELAMEDFNEYLGWVFEEIAKEFLIRLNGSGRLPFRFAKIGRWWHRGEEIDLLALNEREKEALLIEVKWRDLSERDARRVLRTLEGKSTLVRFDGAFRFGLIARSVEGKDELREEGYLVWDLEDFESLISPDAVG; translated from the coding sequence ATGTTCATCAACAGAAAGTCCGAGCTCTCACTTCTTGAGGAGAGATTTAAAAGCAATAGAGCAGAGTTCATAGTCGTCTACGGGAGGCGGAGAGTGGGTAAAACGGCTCTGCTCCTCGAATTTCTGCGGAGGAGAGGGGGGATTTACCTCCTTGCGAGGGAGACCAGCGAGGCGGAAAACCTCAGGCGCTTTTCCCAAAGGATTGCCGAGCACTTTGGGGACGAGTTCCTCATGAAAAACCCCTTCAGAAGCTGGGACGCTTTCTTTGAATACCTCCATCAGAGGGTAGGGAAAAGGCTCGCCGTGGTCATTGACGAGTTCCCTTACCTCGTTAAGGGAAACCCCTCCCTGCCCTCAATACTCCAGGAGTACTGGGACTTAAAGCTCTCCAAGGGCAGAATCTTCCTCGTAATCTGCGGCTCGTCAATAAGCATGATGGAAAAACTGCTTGGCTACAAAAGCCCGATTTACGGAAGAAGAACCGCCCAGCTGAAGGTCTCGCCGCTTGGCTTCTTTGAGGCGGGGGAATTTTTGCCGAGATATTCGCTTGAAGACTTTGTGAAGGCCTACGGAATCCTCGGGGGTACACCGGCCTACCTGCTGGAGTTCGACGACTCTAAAAGCATAGAGGAGAACCTCTTAGACTACTTCCGCCCGGACTCTTTCCTCTACGGGGATGCCCGGTTCGTCCTCATGGAGGAGCTTGAGGAGCCGAGGAACTACTTCGCTGTGATGGAGGCCATAGCCAGAGGGAAGACAACGCTCGGCGAGATAATGAACGAGACGGGCCTTGAGCGCGGAACCGCGGCCAAATATTTAAGCGTTTTAAGCGACCTGGGCTTTGTGAGGCGAGAGATTCCCGTTACCGCGAGCAGGAAGAGCAGGAAGGGGCGCTACTATATAAGCGACCCCTACTTCGCCTTCTGGTTCCGCTACGTCCACCCCAACGCCGACCTGATAGAGACGGGGCAGGGTGATATCCTCGTCGAGCTTGCTATGGAGGACTTCAACGAATATCTCGGCTGGGTCTTTGAGGAAATTGCGAAGGAGTTTCTCATCAGACTCAACGGGAGTGGAAGGCTTCCCTTTAGATTCGCCAAAATCGGCCGCTGGTGGCACAGGGGAGAGGAGATTGACCTGCTCGCTCTGAACGAGCGGGAGAAGGAGGCTTTGCTGATTGAGGTCAAGTGGCGAGACCTGAGCGAGAGGGACGCGAGAAGGGTTCTTAGGACGCTGGAGGGCAAATCAACGCTCGTCCGCTTTGACGGTGCTTTCAGGTTCGGCCTCATCGCGAGGAGCGTCGAGGGGAAAGATGAGCTTAGGGAAGAGGGCTATCTCGTCTGGGATTTGGAGGATTTCGAAAGCCTTATTTCTCCTGATGCCGTAGGGTGA
- a CDS encoding M20/M25/M40 family metallo-hydrolase, giving the protein MKTERAKEILLQLLKIPSPSGQEDRIMLHIMEFLHKLDYDVHIESDGEIIDLVVNPEAELFYEVHVDTIPIRAEPFVRGNIIYGTGASDIKGGAAAILLMLESLKRENKDLNVGIVFVSDEELGGRGSALFLERYRPKMAVVLEPTDLEVHIAHAGNIEAYFEVDGKEAHGACPESGVNAIEETYKMLEELKNLEPFQAKGEFFDPHIGIQELVCENPVYLIPALCRGRIEARLLPEQEVEDVLDMMDPILDEYTKSYEYTEIWDGYHLDPDEEIVQLAKKAMEKTGLDEFGGMRSWTDAINFMYNGTRTIVFGPGNLDISHTKFERIDVRDVVTASEFLKALNEIYGKGG; this is encoded by the coding sequence ATGAAAACCGAGCGCGCGAAGGAGATACTCCTCCAGCTTTTGAAGATACCCTCGCCTTCGGGCCAAGAAGACAGGATAATGCTTCATATCATGGAGTTCCTCCACAAGCTCGACTACGACGTCCACATCGAGAGCGACGGCGAGATAATAGACCTCGTCGTGAACCCCGAGGCGGAGCTTTTCTACGAGGTTCACGTCGATACCATACCGATTCGCGCTGAGCCCTTTGTCAGGGGCAACATAATCTACGGCACCGGAGCGAGCGACATAAAGGGCGGTGCCGCGGCAATACTCCTCATGCTCGAAAGCCTGAAGAGGGAAAACAAAGATCTCAACGTCGGCATCGTTTTCGTCAGCGACGAGGAACTCGGCGGCCGCGGAAGCGCGCTTTTCTTGGAGCGCTATAGACCGAAAATGGCCGTCGTTCTGGAGCCGACGGACCTAGAAGTCCACATAGCTCACGCTGGCAACATCGAGGCCTACTTTGAGGTGGACGGCAAGGAAGCTCACGGTGCCTGTCCCGAGAGCGGTGTCAACGCGATTGAAGAGACCTACAAGATGCTCGAAGAACTCAAAAACCTCGAACCCTTCCAGGCCAAGGGGGAGTTCTTTGACCCGCACATCGGCATTCAGGAGCTCGTCTGCGAGAACCCGGTCTACCTAATTCCAGCACTTTGCAGGGGGAGGATTGAGGCGAGACTCTTACCAGAGCAGGAGGTTGAGGACGTCCTGGACATGATGGATCCAATACTCGACGAGTACACCAAGAGCTACGAGTACACAGAGATATGGGACGGCTACCACCTTGATCCTGATGAGGAAATCGTCCAGCTCGCCAAGAAGGCAATGGAGAAGACTGGATTGGATGAATTCGGCGGAATGAGGAGCTGGACCGATGCTATAAACTTCATGTACAACGGGACAAGGACGATAGTGTTTGGCCCAGGTAACCTTGACATCTCGCATACAAAGTTCGAGCGCATTGATGTGAGGGATGTGGTAACTGCCAGTGAGTTTTTGAAGGCCCTGAACGAGATTTATGGGAAAGGCGGGTGA
- a CDS encoding GNAT family N-acetyltransferase: MSMEILRLDEGRLRDFQELYVEFFKELRGKQGWKPHAETEYRAEATHYFKRGDIIFLALENGEAVGFIRVSSRDGSFWIEELFVRPDFRGRGIGRALAERAEKEVLKWDSALYLLILPQDKDAIAFWKSSATTR; encoded by the coding sequence ATGAGTATGGAGATACTCCGTCTCGATGAGGGGCGTCTTCGAGATTTTCAGGAGCTTTACGTCGAGTTCTTTAAGGAACTGAGGGGAAAGCAGGGGTGGAAGCCACATGCCGAGACCGAATACAGGGCGGAGGCGACGCATTACTTCAAAAGGGGTGACATAATCTTTCTCGCCCTTGAAAACGGAGAAGCTGTTGGCTTCATCAGGGTTTCAAGCCGGGACGGAAGTTTCTGGATTGAAGAGCTCTTTGTAAGGCCCGATTTCAGGGGGAGGGGCATCGGAAGGGCGCTCGCGGAGCGGGCCGAGAAAGAGGTTCTGAAGTGGGATTCAGCTCTTTACCTCCTCATCCTGCCGCAGGACAAGGACGCCATAGCCTTCTGGAAAAGCTCGGCTACGACACGATAA